Below is a genomic region from Alphaproteobacteria bacterium.
GAACTGCGCCAACGTCTGCCCCAAGGGCCTGAACCCGGCCAAGGCGATCGCCGAGACCAAGAAGCTGCTGCTGGAACGGGCTGTTTGACAGCTATACGCGCCGCTTGAGCTCGTCGTGGCGTTGGAACACCACGCCTTCAAGCTAGCTACTTTGTCGCAAGGACTGCCCTCCCAGCATGCCGGTGATCGCACCAAATCCTATCTTCGCGAGATCCGCCAACCATCTTACCACCTCTACCGTAAGAGGCGGAGGGTCCCTGCCGGCGAGAAGAGTGGTGGCCACGCAGATTGCAGTGAACAGGACCGTGCCTCCAAAGGCGGACAGGAACACCAGCTTGAAGGCTGCGCTCAAAGGGGCATGGCCGCTCGTGACCGACTGCCGCTGCTCAGCGGCTGCGCCCTCATATTCCGGGTGATTGCTGCAAACGTAGCTTCCGTGCCGGTCTGACCAAACCGACGGCCGGCCAGGAGCGCGTACACATTCCGCAGCCGCGGCCACCATTCGTCCTGAAAGTCCCACGATTCTCTCCTTCCGTTGTCCGTCGGCGCCCAGAGCTGCCCGGGAGAGTTGTTTATCACAATCTGGCTCTTGGTTGGGCGCAAATGGCTTCCTTGAAAGGCCGCGTATTTCCCGGCACTGCGCCGACATGGACGTCCACCCGCTGATCAAGCACGCGCCCGATCCGGACCACCCCGGCTGGTGGACCTGGGACCTGCCCGACGACGCCAGGTTCCATGGCGTGATCGGCAAGCTGCTGGTTCGGCCCGCTGGCGAGGGGCGCGCCGTGTGCCGGATGTTTCCGGAGGAGCGCCATTCGAACCTCGGCGACATGGTCCATGGCGGCGCTCTGCTGACCTTCATCGACATGGCCTTCTTCGCCGGCGGGCGGCTGGCGGGAGCGAACGTGGCCCGTGCGGTGACGCTCGATTGCTCTGTGCGCTTCCTCAGCCGCGGGCGGATCGGCGTGCCGCTCGACGCCGAGGTCGAGCTGCTCCGCGAGACCAGGCGGCTGGTCTTCCTCTCCGGCAAGCTCGTCCAGGAAAGCGAACTGGTCGCCTCCTTCTCG
It encodes:
- a CDS encoding PaaI family thioesterase, producing the protein MDVHPLIKHAPDPDHPGWWTWDLPDDARFHGVIGKLLVRPAGEGRAVCRMFPEERHSNLGDMVHGGALLTFIDMAFFAGGRLAGANVARAVTLDCSVRFLSRGRIGVPLDAEVELLRETRRLVFLSGKLVQESELVASFSGALRKASRAE